One Gossypium arboreum isolate Shixiya-1 chromosome 13, ASM2569848v2, whole genome shotgun sequence genomic window, TCTTTCCACAAAAAGGTTTTGGACGCACAATTCCTTGATAAAAATTCATGTTATGATCTAAATGAAAATTACCTAGTCAATCCAGCAAGTTTTGAGCGAAACTCATTAAAATCCTTTAACTGCTCCTCTGCATTGAGGTAAACCTGAAGCTCCTTCTCGGCACATTGATGAAGTCTTTCTAACCCAGACTCAGCCTCACCTGCAAGACATACAGGGAATTAGTGCAAAGTGAGCAGGAATATAAAGCCATAGCTTATATTATAGCTTATAGATGGAGACACATTACCTTGTAGGTATTCAAAGAAGTGCCTTTTAGCATGTTCATTTTCTGGTAAATAATATCCATATGCATATGTCCATTTTAGGACTCTCCTACATTCTATTATCTACACAAGTGGAGCACCAACAATGAGCTAAAGCAGTATGTACAGAGGTGGACCGTTTAAAGGGCCTAGGGGGGCCTTAGCCCCTCCAAAATTTTaggaaattattatttttcactggaaatttttagaaagttttaaTTAGGCCCCCaataatttttggaaaatttcaTTTCTCCCTTgaagtttttaaaaaatttaattagacACCctcaaatttttgaaaattttcataataatttctaattttttgaaaattttaattaagctcacttaaaatatttgaaaattctcattaatctcacaaaaattttaaaatttttaattagaccccactttttttttttaaaattctcaatgaactcctaaatttttttaaaattttactagcCCCCAGAATTTAATCCCAAGACCAGCCACTGAGTATGTAGCTAGTGCTGTAAGCAAATTTTGAAATATACCTGTAGCCATGCCTCAGTGATGAATTTCAGCTGTGATTCAGGTTGGCACTGTGTCTCGCTCAGCTTCTCCAGCTACAATTACATTGTAGTCGTCAGCAGTTCCCAtagtaaaaatgataaaaatcagTCTGATGCAAGATAAACACTATCAAGAGGGAACAGAACTATTTATCCTACTTCTCCCTTGTCTTCTTCCCTCTcttcattttattattagtaaattttacactgcaatattttgatatttttggcaGGGGAGATTTAAACACTGGGGGCAGGGTAGGTGAAACGATGGAGAAGCCGGTGACAAGGACATGACTGTACTGAATGGGCAAGAATGTCTGACCAAGTGCTCTAAAGTAATGTTCCATTGGTTACACAAATCTTGACATTTTAAAACTTAATAATATGTGCTTTGCAGATTCAAAAGATAAACTCAGATGAAAAGCATATGTAAATGTCGTGCAAAgcaacatattaaaaccattggTGATGGACCATAAACTTATCCAGTGTTTTTAATAGTCTTCAAACATGACATCCACAAGAAATGGTACAAAAATAATTGAACAGACCAGCAACAACAAACagaaaatttgtaattttaagaAATTTGGCTTACATGCAGAGACTGCATTTGCTGTAGATCAGCCAGTGCCTTTTGCCTAGACTGCATGAAGCCAAGAAAAGTTTTAACAAGAAACATGTTTTCTCATTTAAGAAAATAGTAGCATAACATCCAGAAAAAATTCCcagaaaataaatttaagcaGTTAAAAGAAAGGTGCCAATAATGTATTTCATGCATTCAAGCTTATATTTGTAATCTGCATCATGTCAAACTTCAATACAAATTCCACAAACTAATACATACTGATTGGTTGGTTGCCCATCGTTCATAATAGTGAGTATACTTCTCTACAGATAATTTAGCCATCTCTCTTCGTTTCTCCTCCTCATCAAACTGAAAATAAATAGTATTGATCAGAAAGGCATAAAAGTGGGCAGTTAAATCATGATGCACAATGAAAAAAGACAAGCACTGGGAAATGCTGACAGCAAGAATAAAGAATTAATTTCATACTGTCCCCTCGTTTTTTGCTGTCTCGTAACGGTTGCAAGCATAATATCCACCAGTTACCTCACCATGCTCTGACCATGCACCAAGGCAAAGCCTGCATACATATGTGATCAACTGACAGACTTTTATGCAAAAAGGAGAAAACAAAACAGTTGGTATGTAGCAAGAGAAAAAAAATCAGTTTATTTTTGGTACAAGATCTTTTAGTACAGCCTTCATTAAGGAAAAATATCTCTTGTTCAGAAGATAATATAGCTAAAGGAAGTAGGAAAGAGTAGcagaattatttatatttttttcattaaaaaagACAGCCAAAAAGGTAGTGAGGACAGACTTCAATCAAAATACAAGCAGCGCATATGTAAGCAAAAATATAAAGCTCACCAGCAAAATTCAAATCTACAAGGTGGTGTGCATGTCATATGCATACATCCATGGTTCTTCTCAATTGGGCGCTTGCATTTTGGACAAGGCTTGGAATTAGCCAATATCCTGAAGATTAAAATAGGCATATCGATTGATAACCAGGACATTATGAAAACATAACATGGTATAATATATAATGCAGAACAACCATTTAGTAATTGGACAATCATAAACAAGCACATTGGTATAAGGGGAAAGAGAAAAGGAAACTTCATTTTAAGGAAGAAAATTTCAAAGGAGACATTTATTTTGTTCACTTTAAAGAGGAAAGTTAAATGATAGGTAATTTAGAATATAAATTTGATATATCAGATGTGTCACTTGAACTTGGATGTGTCGTATACAAATGTGTCCAATACAAATATGTTCaacttttttataaatttttccaTGTATTCGAAGTTTCTTTGGCAAGTCATATCCTCATACCCATGTCCAAATATGCATCAGAACCTATGTCATATACTGATACTTCAAGAAAAGTTAAGAGCTGGAGTAACATAGCATATTAGTATAGACATATAGATTGGGGATATTTATTACACAACTGCATTTAGTAGCAAAAATAGTTAAATGCATAAAGGAAAATGAGAATCTATAACTATAAACATTTCCATGTCCACAACCCTCTAATGTATCAACTGAGCCCcaataacaccccttaccccaaCCCAAGAATCCCTTTCTCTTATTTTTTCTGATACTCAGACTTGTGGTTGTAAGGAATGAATTCAGGCAAAGCTTTCCCAAATGCCCTAGTGGGAATATCCAAAACAAGTAGTATTCAAATAAGAAAGCATTCTACAAGCATACTGTTTACTTTTCGAGATAAGAGCCCCTCGCATTCAAGATCAGCATGGTAAGGAGCAAAGAAAGTTTATTCTTTTACACCAAATTAACAACCCCGCTATTTGGTATGAATTAAACAACCTCATGCAGTACAATGAATCTAGCTACTATAATCCTGTTCCATACCAATTCATATTTTCAGATTCTGCACTGTTTTTCAGTATCCACTTGGCTACAGTGTCACAATCAACAGGACGGTGAGCTTCCTCAGTGCACTGCAAAGTCAAATTCACATTAACGGTCAATTATTCATGTTTGCTATTTCaaaaatgaaagaagaatgaaGCAGAAAGCAATATGCATGAATTGTTAAAAGTACTCCAACCAGAAACAGCACCAGAGGTTCTTACATTCCAACAAAAGCTATATGAGCAGCGACAGGTTACATCATAATTTCCACTGCCAAAAATAAAGTCCACAGCATAATCACACCCAGGTGCAGGACACCATTTTGTCTGCAGTAAGACATAAAAGTACTGAAAACGTTTACAGTACCAAGGAGGTGAACACTAAATAATGAAAAAAGTTATGTCTATTCTTAGTGATTCCagtgcatcatcatcatcatcataataataataataaagctgAAAAAGAACATATCAATCAATAGATTCATGCCTATAATCCATGACAAGCTTCAGGAAACCCCACTTGTGAAGCTACAATTGAGAGAAATATTAGCAATATTTTCTTACACCCTTAACAAAGACACAAATACGGAAGAAATAGTTCACAAAACTCCTAACTTTTAGTCAAAAGTATATTTCaaacattaaaagaaaaaaaaaaacacattctCAGAGAAGAAAGAATCGCAAAAAATCAGTAAGGTGGATGACAATTGTTTATACATGCATAAATATAAAAGCTAGAGCAGAGATAAGATAATGTGGTTAATATCTTTTTTATGCAAAACTGCAAAAGGGGACAACCAATTTTCAATAAATCACCCAATTACTAACCATAAGGCACTGGAAAATACAATCTAGAATCTTACAATTCCACTAGAAATGCAGTTGCACTTCATCCTTCAACCCaaaatacatatattaaaataaatattaaaaatatattcataTATTTAAGGATGCAATTCTGAGAAATCCTTTTGCAAATTTCAAGTGAACAAAAAGTAAATGCACACATCAAATAACAATAGTCCAATTACTCTATATTTTAAGTATTACCTTCCTATTGTCTTCAACATAAGATCTAATGAAATAACGAGAGTACTTCTCTTGGTCTTCATCAGAAGCCAATGCACTTATCATATCTTGACCAACTGCAGCGACACAGGATGGATCAGGACATCGCAACATCAAACATCCAGGACCATCACTAATGGCTGTGCTTATATAgcctaaacaaataaaaaattatatatatcacAACTATACAAGATATTCCACAAGCAATCAAATATGGAAAGGCTGGTAAACACACAAAAGTTCAAATATTTGTAAATAACTCTCAGACAGGAAAAAAATCATTAAGACATAAACCATTTCCTTAACCATATTAAAAATAAAGCTAGAATAGTTAATAACCTGGTGTACCAATGAGCTTAAAAACAGATACAACTAAAGTATAATGTACATAATCATGTAAAACGAATTTATACATGTACAAGGCCATTACAACTGCTAGGAGTATTCCTCAATGTGGACTATTCATCATAATCAGGGTAAATAGGACAAACCAAGAACCATATCCTTAGACAATAAGCCCTTTTCCCCTTTCCAGACAGCTTAGACATGTGAACCCAATGCATTTTTGACAAAAAACTTCCCAAATCTAACCAATAGCTTTAAATATAACTCTGAAACTGAAAATTAAAAGGGCAGGGTCCAGTGGAGCATAAACCTATATAACAGCATTAATAATAGAACATAATTTCTACATAGTGACAGAGAATTGTTGATCTTGCTTATATCAACTTTCTAAAAATTTCATTAGCCATGTATAGAAGCTAATTGATGGTTACAACATTAATGATGAGCCTCTTTAAAGTATACTGGTAATCTCTTGTAAAAGTTTTCTTATATttctttcttaaaaatatttttagcagttcctaatgcaaattatcaaattttattCCACTAGGGAAAAAGAAGTAAACTAAATTATACAGCTGAAAAAGATAAATAAAGCCTTCTTTTCTTCCAGAACCTAGAAGTAGATGCCTTGCCTGAACTCACAAGATCTTTTCCTAAATTTTATGATTCTGATTTTAgaacaaaaatcattaaaaacaaattaaaatgagGGGAGAGGACCAGGAAAAGAGTGTAAATCAGTGGTCCCTAAGATAATTAAACGTTTCACTTCCAAGAAATAATCCTTTCCTTTATCAACCAAGCATGCCATTGCTAGTACCATCTGGTGATGTAGCTCTGGCCTTAGGTATGTTGGCAGGACAAGGCAATCAGTCCAGTTTAGAAACCAAAACAAGTAAAAATTCAGATTATACACAGCAAAGGCATGTTCTTGGTTGccacaaaacaaaattaaaaacaaaCAGTCAAAAGATTTGACACACTAAGAATAACAGACATTAATATCAAAAAAATGTTGAACTTTTAAGTACCATGATATGAAAATATAAGGTGTGGCTGTAGCACAACAGACCTGACCAGCAAGAGTTACAAAAAGGATGACCACATGCAGCAGCACGAAGCAGATCATATGGATAGGTTTCAAAACAGATCCCACAAATCATCTGCCAAAATACAAGATGTGAAGAAAAATGAAAGACGTAAGCTGTCAAATAGCACATAACAAATAAGCACTGGAACTCCTAGCTCATAAAATAAAAGTCGAAACTCCCAATTGAGAATGCATCACTTACTTCACCATCCGGGAATGGGACTACAGGCTTCTCCAATAAGCCAACAGATCTGCGAACCTTTTCCTCATCTGCAAACCATTCATCATGTACTTTACTGACATTCCTGTAAATCCAAAGTAAACATAAACCTCAAGACACACAAATCTATCATCATTAAGAGATAGTAAAACATATGCCTATTGAACAAAACAATGAAAGGCAAAATGCTAATCTTCACTCTGCATTTACATACCAGAGTTAAGTTCCATTAAAAGTAGGATTATCATCCTATACAATGGCATTTAAATCCACAAACAGGGTTAAAAAAATGAAGCATGTTCCACATATTtatcttttatgttttttaaatacCAACTTAGAACATGTTTTAACCTCACTTGTTGAGTTATAAAAAAAACTTCATTGCTAATGTACCTGATGTTAATccttaaagaaaattttcaaCAAGTGAATCTGTACAAATTTGGAAGGAAAAAAAGTAAAGAGATTATCGAATAATAGAAATTATACCAATAATGATCACTCACCAACTATAATAGCGTAGTAGGATTCCTGCTTCAACCTTTGAGATGGAAAGCACAGTAGATATCCTTGTGATGTCATCCTCTTGACGCTGACGAATATCTACTTCACTCAAAATGGTATAATTTTGCTAAGAAAAGAAGAGACAAATGTTTAGGATAAACagctttaaaaaattttaattgtttaacAGAACAGCAGCTTAAAATACACAAACTTTTGTGTACAAAAAGATGAAAAATATTATAAGCCCGTAGGGGAAACCACAGTATCAAAATTCAGTCCTATGGCAAAAGAACTAAATGCATGCAGTGCAAGTAAAAGAAAAAACTATGAAGTCTgtaaattacattaattataacatcCACAAAGAAGGTGTTTCTGTTTCAGATATTCACTGCCAAATGTCAGTCTACTCCCATTGGTGCTAACAGTAGAGCAGCACAAATACAGTTAAAGAAAAGGATCAGAGAGTGTTGAGAATCTTTTGATTATTTGATAGCATTAATTAGTATCTTTAGAGATTATAACTGATTTTTAGAGATTTTAATTAAGAGATGTTTTTCCTTAAGTTGATTCAATCTTCATGTATATATAGTTGTACATATTTCTAAGAAATACATACTTTTGAGTGAGTTTTTCCTCAATATATTAGAGTATTCATCTCTAATTTCATCATGGTATCAGTTTTTTGATCCAATGTTTTTTCCGACGCCATCGCTGTGCTCTCTGCTCCCTTCCGGTCATTCTCCTCTCGGTAGTGGTGTTTTTTGGCTAAGTATTTTGTGTTCTTTTTTTCGGTGTTCTATTCCCTAATTTTTCAAGCAGATTTTTTTGGGATATTAGTTATTTTTTTCCCAACATTATGCATAAGGATGAGAAGCTCGTGATGCCAACCGATAATCCCTCGCTGCAAATTAGTTCTGTGAAGCTTGATAGAAATAATTACCTTACTTGGTCAAGGTCCTGTTTGTTGTTTGTCAAGGCTTGTGAGTTGCAGGGATATATCACCAATAAAACGACGAAACCTGAACTCACTGATTCAGCTTTTAGTCAGTGGAATTCAGCGACCTCTCTTGTTATGGAATGACTTATCAACTCTATGCAACCTAATATTTTCAAAACTTATTTTCTGTTTGATACTGCAGACAAGATTTGGAAAGTTGCTGCTCTCACCAACTCTCATGTTGGGAATGATGCGCAAATATTTGAGATTCGTAAAGGTTCATGGTACATAACAGTAGGAGCTAACAATTTCTCAATATTTTGTGAATTAAATGGGTTGTGGCAGGAACTTGATTATTATCAAGATTTTCAGGCGACTTGTACCAATGATGCCAAAAGATTTCAGACGATGGTAGAAAAGGAGCGAGTTTTTTATTTCCTAGCTGGGTTGAATACTGAGTATGATCAAATTTAGGTTCAAGTTCTTAGTAAGACTCCGTTTCCTTCTATCCATGAGGCATACTCCTATGTACAACAGAAGGAGAGTTGTGTTGTTATGCTCTATAATCATCTCTTGAGAAAGTTGACCTCATTGCTAACTAGGATGGTCCAACGGGTGGTAAGTCTGACAATGATCACTTGACGTGTGACTATTGTGCTAAGCCTCGGCATACTAAAGATTCATGCTAGAAGTTGTATGGTCGCCCACTCGAGGTCACGGTGGAAAACGAGGGGTAATTCTTGATCTTAGGCAACAACAGAGGAAAAAGTCCACTTCTGTCGGGAGTTTTACCTCAGACGAGATTGAACATCTCTGACGCCTCTTGTCTCAAATGGACTCTACCTCGATTGCTAAGTCTAATCATGCGAAATCAAGTACTGTTTTAAATGCTCGatctatttttgaattttggattaTTGATTCCGGTGCAAATAGACATATGACAGGGTCAAACAAAAGTTCATTTAAATATACTACTTGTCTATCTAAAGATAGTGTGCGAATAGCCGATGGCTCCCTTACCTTTGTCTCTGGAATAAGTTCTGTTGTTTGTACTCCCAATATCACTTTATCCTCTGTCTTCTATGTCCCTAAATTTTCAGTTAACCTTTTATCTGTTAGTACTATCACTAAAACCTTAAATTGTAAACTTGAATTCTTTCCTGATCACTGTGTCTTTCAAGACCTTCAAACAGGGAGGACGATTGACCGT contains:
- the LOC108464081 gene encoding probable E3 ubiquitin-protein ligase ARI8 isoform X1 — encoded protein: MESEDDFDMHDANESGEDDFYSGRDDDAGAMATYDDSDADDADYEFIDNDSDDSVDYVSHSHQQNYTILSEVDIRQRQEDDITRISTVLSISKVEAGILLRYYSWNVSKVHDEWFADEEKVRRSVGLLEKPVVPFPDGEMICGICFETYPYDLLRAAACGHPFCNSCWSGYISTAISDGPGCLMLRCPDPSCVAAVGQDMISALASDEDQEKYSRYFIRSYVEDNRKTKWCPAPGCDYAVDFIFGSGNYDVTCRCSYSFCWNCTEEAHRPVDCDTVAKWILKNSAESENMNWILANSKPCPKCKRPIEKNHGCMHMTCTPPCRFEFCWLCLGAWSEHGEVTGGYYACNRYETAKNEGTFDEEEKRREMAKLSVEKYTHYYERWATNQSSRQKALADLQQMQSLHLEKLSETQCQPESQLKFITEAWLQIIECRRVLKWTYAYGYYLPENEHAKRHFFEYLQGEAESGLERLHQCAEKELQVYLNAEEQLKDFNEFRSKLAGLTSVTRNFFENLVRALENGLSDVNSRGACSRMGSSKSLGSGSSRGRTGKGKGSTPRSSGSNRNIDDSGH
- the LOC108464081 gene encoding probable E3 ubiquitin-protein ligase ARI8 isoform X3, with protein sequence MESEDDFDMHDANESGEDDFYSGRDDDAGAMATYDDSDADDADYEFIDNDSDDSVDYVSHSHQQNYTILSEVDIRQRQEDDITRISTVLSISKVEAGILLRYYSWNVSKVHDEWFADEEKVRRSVGLLEKPVVPFPDGEMICGICFETYPYDLLRAAACGHPFCNSCWSVGQDMISALASDEDQEKYSRYFIRSYVEDNRKTKWCPAPGCDYAVDFIFGSGNYDVTCRCSYSFCWNCTEEAHRPVDCDTVAKWILKNSAESENMNWILANSKPCPKCKRPIEKNHGCMHMTCTPPCRFEFCWLCLGAWSEHGEVTGGYYACNRYETAKNEGTFDEEEKRREMAKLSVEKYTHYYERWATNQSSRQKALADLQQMQSLHLEKLSETQCQPESQLKFITEAWLQIIECRRVLKWTYAYGYYLPENEHAKRHFFEYLQGEAESGLERLHQCAEKELQVYLNAEEQLKDFNEFRSKLAGLTSVTRNFFENLVRALENGLSDVNSRGACSRMGSSKSLGSGSSRGRTGKGKGSTPRSSGSNRNIDDSGH
- the LOC108464081 gene encoding probable E3 ubiquitin-protein ligase ARI8 isoform X2, which codes for MESEDDFDMHDANESGEDDFYSGRDDDAGAMATYDDSDADDADYEFIDNDSDDSVDYVSHSHQQNYTILSEVDIRQRQEDDITRISTVLSISKVEAGILLRYYSWNVSKVHDEWFADEEKVRRSVGLLEKPVVPFPDGEMICGICFETYPYDLLRAAACGHPFCNSCWSGYISTAISDGPGCLMLRCPDPSCVAAVGQDMISALASDEDQEKYSRYFIRSYVEDNRKTKWCPAPGCDYAVDFIFGSGNYDVTCRCSYSFCWNCTEEAHRPVDCDTVAKWILKNSAESENMNWILANSKPCPKCKRPIEKNHGCMHMTCTPPCRFEFCWLCLGAWSEHGEVTGGYYACNRYETAKNEGTFDEEEKRREMAKLSVEKYTHYYERWATNQSLEKLSETQCQPESQLKFITEAWLQIIECRRVLKWTYAYGYYLPENEHAKRHFFEYLQGEAESGLERLHQCAEKELQVYLNAEEQLKDFNEFRSKLAGLTSVTRNFFENLVRALENGLSDVNSRGACSRMGSSKSLGSGSSRGRTGKGKGSTPRSSGSNRNIDDSGH